Proteins encoded together in one Carya illinoinensis cultivar Pawnee chromosome 3, C.illinoinensisPawnee_v1, whole genome shotgun sequence window:
- the LOC122304402 gene encoding 60S ribosomal protein L31 — protein MVEKTKGRKEEVVTREYTINLHKRLHGCTFKKKAPNAIKEIRKFAQKAMGTKDVRVDVKLNKHIWSRGIRSVPRRIRVRIARKRNDDEDAKEELYSLVTVAEIPPEGLGGLGTKVIEEDD, from the exons ATGGTGGAGAAGACGAAGGGGAGGAAGGAGGAGGTGGTTACCCGAGAATACACCATCAACCTTCACAAGCGCTTGCATGGATG CACATTCAAGAAGAAGGCTCCGAATGCAATAAAGGAGATCAGAAAGTTTGCACAAAAAGCCATGGGGACCAAGGATGTGAGGGTGGATGTAAAGCTGAACAAGCACATATGGAGCAGGGGCATCCGGAGTGTTCCAAGGAGGATTAGGGTTCGCATTGCACGAAAGAggaatgatgatgaagatgcaAAGGAAGAGCTCTACTCTCTTGTCACTGTTGCTGAAATCCCACCGGAGGGATTGGGGGGTTTGGGCACCAAGGTCATTGAAGAAGATGATTGA
- the LOC122304404 gene encoding asparagine--tRNA ligase, cytoplasmic 1 produces MADGSVSLSGQLAATTLHEAVSSSEVAKAEFSDRVPIRSVVSRPDGGAGLAGHRVRIGGWVKTGRKADKDAFAFLELNDGSCPANLQVIVDASVSDLSPLVPTGTCIAVDGVLKLPPAGTKQKVELRVEKVVHVGPVDPAKYPLPKTRLTLEFLRDFVHLRPRTNTISAVARLRNALAYATHTFFQKHRFLYVHTPIITTSDCEGAGEMFQVTTLISEADKLEKDLIKNPPPSAADIEAAQLLVKEKGEVVAQLKSAKAKKEDINASVAELKKEKENLAKLEERSKLKPGIPRKDGKIDYGLDFFARQAFLTVSGQLQVESYACCLSSVYTFGPTFRAEHSHTSRHLAEFWMVEPEIAFAELKDDMNCAEAYVRFLCQWLLDNCFDDMEFMADKFDKTCIERLRMVASTPFERISYTEAVELLEEAVKGGRKFENKVEWGIDLASEHERYLTEVKFQKPVIVYNYPKDIKAFYMRLNDDSKTVAAMDVLVPKVGELIGGSQREERYDVIQQRIKDMGLPIEPYEWYLDLRRYGTVKHCGFGLGFERMLLFATGIENIRDVIPFPRYPGRADL; encoded by the exons ATGGCTGACGGCTCAGTTTCACTCTCGGGCCAGCTCGCAGCCACAACCCTACACGAAGCCGTTTCTTCCTCTGAGGTCGCAAAGGCCGAATTTTCTGACCGTGTACCGATACGATCTGTAGTTTCCAGGCCCGACGGCGGGGCGGGGCTCGCCGGCCACCGGGTTAGGATCGGCGGATGGGTCAAGACGGGACGGAAAGCTGACAAGGACGCGTTTGCGTTCCTAGAGCTCAATGACGGGTCGTGCCCGGCGAACCTGCAGGTGATCGTTGATGCGTCCGTTTCGGATCTAAGCCCGCTCGTTCCGACCGGCACGTGCATCGCCGTCGACGGCGTTCTAAAGCTTCCTCCCGCCGGAACCAAGCAGAAGGTGGAACTTAGGGTCGAGAAGGTGGTCCATGTTGGCCCTGTTGACCCGGCCAAGTACCCATTGCCGAAGACCAGGCTGACGCTTGAGTTTCTCAGGGATTTCGTGCACCTTCGTCCTAGAACCAACACG ATATCAGCAGTTGCTCGACTCCGAAATGCACTTGCATATGCTACGCATACATTCTTCCAAAAGCACAGATTCCTTTATGTTCACACTCCGATTATAACCACTAGTGATTGTGAGGGTGCTGGTGAAATGTTTCAAGTTACAACTTTGATTAGTGAAGCTGATAAGCTGGAGAAGGATTTGATCAAGAATCCTCCTCCATCAGCAGCCGATATAGAAGCTGCCCAGCTTCTTGTCAAGGAGAAAGGAGAAGTTGTAGCCCAGCTGAAATCTGCCAAAGCAAAAAAGGAGGATATCAATGCGTCTGTGGCCGAactaaagaaggaaaaagagaatctGGCAAAGCTGGAGGAGAGATCAAAGCTTAAACCTGGCATCCCCCGAAAGGATGGGAAGATTGACTATGGACTAGATTTCTTTGCACGTCAAGCATTTTTGACTGTCTCTGGCCAATTGCAAGTTGAATCATATGCATGTTGTCTTAGTAGTGTCTATACTTTTGGTCCAACTTTTAGAGCAGAACATTCTCACACCTCAAGGCATCTTGCTGAGTTTTGGATGGTGGAGCCTGAAATTGCATTTGCAGAACTCAAG GATGATATGAACTGTGCAGAGGCATATGTGAGATTTCTGTGTCAGTGGTTACTCGATAATTGCTTTGATGATATGGAATTTATGGCTGATAAGTTTGATAAAACTTGCATTGAGCGTCTAAGGATGGTTGCTTCCACACCTTTTGAGCGGATTTCATATACGGAGGCTGTGGAACTTCTGGAAGAGGCTGTGAAAGGGGGCAGGAAGTTTGAGAATAAAGTGGAATGGGGAATTGACTTAGCATCTGAACATGAAAG ATACTTGACGGAGGTGAAATTTCAGAAGCCTGTTATTGTCTATAATTATCCAAAAGATATCAAAGCATTCTACATGAGACTGAATGATGACTCGAAGACAGTGGCTGCTATGGATGTCCTTGTACCAAAG GTGGGAGAGTTAATTGGGGGAAGCCAAAGAGAGGAGCGTTATGATGTCATTCAGCAAAG AATAAAAGACATGGGGCTGCCTATTGAGCCATATGAATGGTACCTTGACCTGCGGCGCTATGGAACAGTAAAACATTGTGGTTTTGGTCTTGGATTTGAACGCATGCTTCTCTTCGCCACTGGCATTGAGAATATCAGAGACGTTATTCCTTTCCCCAGATATCCTGGGAGagcagatctttga